The Macaca nemestrina isolate mMacNem1 chromosome 12, mMacNem.hap1, whole genome shotgun sequence genome contains a region encoding:
- the LOC105464639 gene encoding zona pellucida sperm-binding protein 1 isoform X2 produces the protein MQLLVFPRPGQTLRFKVVDEFGNRFDVNNCSICYHWVTSRPQEPAVFSADYRGCHVLEKDGRFHLRVFMEAVLPDGRVDVAQDTTLVCPKPDHSWTPDSQLAPPTMSSVSTPQTLPSLPTSGHTSPGSGHAFPSPLDPGHSSVHPTPALPSPGPGPALATLAQPHWGPLEHWDVNKPDYIGTHPSQEQCQVASGHLPCIVRRTSKEACQRAGCCYDNTREVPCYYGNTATLQCFRDGYFILVVSQEVALTHRITLANVHLAYAPTSCSPTQHTEAFVVFYFPVTHCGTTVQVAGDQLIYETWLVSGIHVRKGPQGSITRDSTFQLHVRCVFNASDFLPVQASIFPPPSPAPVTQPGPLRLELRIAKDETFSSYYGEDDYPIVRLLREPVHVEVRLLQRTDPNLVLLLHQCWGAPSANPFQQPQWPILSDGCPFEGDSYRTQMVALDGATPFQSHYQRFTVATFALLDSGSQRALRGPVYLFCSASACHSSGLETCSTVCSAGTARQRRSSGHRNDTARPQDIVSSPGPVGFEDSYGQEPTLGPTDSNGSSSLRPLLWMVLLLPAVALVLGFGVFVGLSQTWVQKLWENSEWAQ, from the exons ATGCAGCTGCTGGTGTTCCCCAGGCCAGGCCAGACTCTCCGCTTCAAGGTGGTGG ATGAATTTGGGAACCGATTTGATGTCAACAACTGCTCCATCTGCTACCACTGGGTCACCTCCAGGCCGCAGGAGCCTGCAGTCTTCTCAGCTGATTACAGAGGCTGCCACGTGCTGGAGAAG GATGGGCGTTTCCACCTGAGAGTGTTCATGGAGGCTGTGCTGCCCGATGGTCGTGTGGATGTGGCACAAGACACTACCCTGGTCTGTCCCAAACCTGACCACTCCTGGACTCCGGACTCCCAGCTGGCACCACCCACCATGTCCTCTGTCTCGACTCCGCaaacccttccctccctccccacctctggCCACACCTCACCAGGCTCTGGCcatgcctttcccagcccactggaCCCAGGGCACAGCTCTGTCCACCCAACCCCTGCTTTACCATCCCCTGGACCTGGACCTGCCCTCGCCACCCTGGCTCAACCGCACTGGGGCCCCTTGGAACACTGGGATGTGAACAAACCAGATTACATAG GTACCCATCCGAGCCAGGAGCAGTGCCAGGTGGCCTCGGGGCACCTCCCCTGCATCGTGAGAAGAACTTCAAAGGAAGCCTGTCAGCGGGCTGGCTGCTGCTATGACAACACCAGAGAGGTTCCCTGTTACTATGGCAACACAG ctactctccaGTGCTTCAGAGATGGCTACTTCATCCTTGTGGTGTCCCAAGAAGTGGCCTTGACACACAGGATCACACTGGCCAACGTCCACCTGGCCTACGCCCCCACCAGCTGCTCCCCAACACAGCACACGGAAGCTTTCGTGGTCTTCTACTTCCCTGTCACCCACTGTGGAACCACAGTGCAG GTGGCTGGTGACCAGCTCATCTATGAGACCTGGCTGGTGTCTGGCATCCACGTCCGAAAGGGGCCACAGGGTTCCATCACACGGGACAGCACCTTCCA GCTTCATGTGCGCTGCGTCTTCAATGCCAGTGACTTCCTGCCCGTTCAGGCGTCCATTTTCCCACCCCCGTCGCCTGCCCCTGTGACCCAGCCCGGCCCCCTGCGACTTGAACTGCGGATCGCCAAGG ACGAGACCTTCAGCTCCTACTATGGGGAGGACGACTATCCCATCGTGAGGCTGCTCCGAGAACCAGTCCATGTGGAGGTCCGGCTTCTGCAGAGGACAGACCCCAACCTGGTCCTGCTGCTGCACCAGTGCTGGGGCGCTCCCAGTGCCAACCCCTTCCAGCAGCCCCAGTGGCCCATTCTGTCAGACGG ATGCCCTTTCGAGGGCGACAGCTACAGAACCCAAATGGTAGCCTTGGATGGGGCCACACCTTTCCAGTCTCACTACCAGAGATTCACTGTTGCCACCTTCGCCCTCCTGGACTCGGGCTCCCAGAGAGCCCTCAGAGGACCG GTTTACTTGTTCTGCAGTGCCTCTGCCTGCCACAGCTCAGGGCTGGAGACTTGCTCCACCGTGTGCAGCGCTGGGACTGCAA GACAGCGACGATCCTCAGGTCACCGTAATGACACTGCCAGGCCCCAGGACATCGTGAGCTCTCCAGGGCCAGTGGGTTTTGAGGATTCTTATGGGCAGGAGCCCACACTTGGGCCCACAG ACTCCAATGGGAGCTCCAGCCTGAGGCCTCTCCTTTGGATGGTCCTTTTGCTGCCAGCTGTTGCCCTGGTCCTTGGGTTTGGTGTCTTTGTGGGCCTGAGCCAGACCTGGGTCCAGAAGCTCTGGGAAAACAGTGAATGGGCTCAATAA
- the LOC105464639 gene encoding zona pellucida sperm-binding protein 1 isoform X1, protein MAGGSATTWGCRVALLLLVATLGLGRRLQPDPGLPGLRHSYDCGTKGMQLLVFPRPGQTLRFKVVDEFGNRFDVNNCSICYHWVTSRPQEPAVFSADYRGCHVLEKDGRFHLRVFMEAVLPDGRVDVAQDTTLVCPKPDHSWTPDSQLAPPTMSSVSTPQTLPSLPTSGHTSPGSGHAFPSPLDPGHSSVHPTPALPSPGPGPALATLAQPHWGPLEHWDVNKPDYIGTHPSQEQCQVASGHLPCIVRRTSKEACQRAGCCYDNTREVPCYYGNTATLQCFRDGYFILVVSQEVALTHRITLANVHLAYAPTSCSPTQHTEAFVVFYFPVTHCGTTVQVAGDQLIYETWLVSGIHVRKGPQGSITRDSTFQLHVRCVFNASDFLPVQASIFPPPSPAPVTQPGPLRLELRIAKDETFSSYYGEDDYPIVRLLREPVHVEVRLLQRTDPNLVLLLHQCWGAPSANPFQQPQWPILSDGCPFEGDSYRTQMVALDGATPFQSHYQRFTVATFALLDSGSQRALRGPVYLFCSASACHSSGLETCSTVCSAGTARQRRSSGHRNDTARPQDIVSSPGPVGFEDSYGQEPTLGPTDSNGSSSLRPLLWMVLLLPAVALVLGFGVFVGLSQTWVQKLWENSEWAQ, encoded by the exons ATGGCAGGAGGCTCAGCCACTACCTGGGGTTGCCGTGTGGCCCTACTGCTGCTGGTCGCCACCCTGGGGCTGGGTAGGCGGCTCCAGCCTGACCCTGGCCTCCCAGGCCTCCGGCACAGCTACGACTGTGGGACCAAGGGAATGCAGCTGCTGGTGTTCCCCAGGCCAGGCCAGACTCTCCGCTTCAAGGTGGTGG ATGAATTTGGGAACCGATTTGATGTCAACAACTGCTCCATCTGCTACCACTGGGTCACCTCCAGGCCGCAGGAGCCTGCAGTCTTCTCAGCTGATTACAGAGGCTGCCACGTGCTGGAGAAG GATGGGCGTTTCCACCTGAGAGTGTTCATGGAGGCTGTGCTGCCCGATGGTCGTGTGGATGTGGCACAAGACACTACCCTGGTCTGTCCCAAACCTGACCACTCCTGGACTCCGGACTCCCAGCTGGCACCACCCACCATGTCCTCTGTCTCGACTCCGCaaacccttccctccctccccacctctggCCACACCTCACCAGGCTCTGGCcatgcctttcccagcccactggaCCCAGGGCACAGCTCTGTCCACCCAACCCCTGCTTTACCATCCCCTGGACCTGGACCTGCCCTCGCCACCCTGGCTCAACCGCACTGGGGCCCCTTGGAACACTGGGATGTGAACAAACCAGATTACATAG GTACCCATCCGAGCCAGGAGCAGTGCCAGGTGGCCTCGGGGCACCTCCCCTGCATCGTGAGAAGAACTTCAAAGGAAGCCTGTCAGCGGGCTGGCTGCTGCTATGACAACACCAGAGAGGTTCCCTGTTACTATGGCAACACAG ctactctccaGTGCTTCAGAGATGGCTACTTCATCCTTGTGGTGTCCCAAGAAGTGGCCTTGACACACAGGATCACACTGGCCAACGTCCACCTGGCCTACGCCCCCACCAGCTGCTCCCCAACACAGCACACGGAAGCTTTCGTGGTCTTCTACTTCCCTGTCACCCACTGTGGAACCACAGTGCAG GTGGCTGGTGACCAGCTCATCTATGAGACCTGGCTGGTGTCTGGCATCCACGTCCGAAAGGGGCCACAGGGTTCCATCACACGGGACAGCACCTTCCA GCTTCATGTGCGCTGCGTCTTCAATGCCAGTGACTTCCTGCCCGTTCAGGCGTCCATTTTCCCACCCCCGTCGCCTGCCCCTGTGACCCAGCCCGGCCCCCTGCGACTTGAACTGCGGATCGCCAAGG ACGAGACCTTCAGCTCCTACTATGGGGAGGACGACTATCCCATCGTGAGGCTGCTCCGAGAACCAGTCCATGTGGAGGTCCGGCTTCTGCAGAGGACAGACCCCAACCTGGTCCTGCTGCTGCACCAGTGCTGGGGCGCTCCCAGTGCCAACCCCTTCCAGCAGCCCCAGTGGCCCATTCTGTCAGACGG ATGCCCTTTCGAGGGCGACAGCTACAGAACCCAAATGGTAGCCTTGGATGGGGCCACACCTTTCCAGTCTCACTACCAGAGATTCACTGTTGCCACCTTCGCCCTCCTGGACTCGGGCTCCCAGAGAGCCCTCAGAGGACCG GTTTACTTGTTCTGCAGTGCCTCTGCCTGCCACAGCTCAGGGCTGGAGACTTGCTCCACCGTGTGCAGCGCTGGGACTGCAA GACAGCGACGATCCTCAGGTCACCGTAATGACACTGCCAGGCCCCAGGACATCGTGAGCTCTCCAGGGCCAGTGGGTTTTGAGGATTCTTATGGGCAGGAGCCCACACTTGGGCCCACAG ACTCCAATGGGAGCTCCAGCCTGAGGCCTCTCCTTTGGATGGTCCTTTTGCTGCCAGCTGTTGCCCTGGTCCTTGGGTTTGGTGTCTTTGTGGGCCTGAGCCAGACCTGGGTCCAGAAGCTCTGGGAAAACAGTGAATGGGCTCAATAA